The Brassica napus cultivar Da-Ae chromosome C7, Da-Ae, whole genome shotgun sequence genome has a segment encoding these proteins:
- the LOC106394040 gene encoding putative per-hexamer repeat protein 5 has translation MGRISSAVCLLLLVALSTVYEVQGTFLLRHFLRKIPRRSRGLRPFACKGMLKFVNLLEFKSPLKPEYKNLFGNLRSYVNAISSGSNVDLKGKAEGVQSALSALGGSSGSSVDTSKVMDVLMTMGKTLTSQTSSSSTEMTSGQRQLLLTSLVQWARVIGQVVVTAASKSGSSIDIKSLGIDDNVATGGSTSTSTTGSSNAKTGSSTRGNFMTGSTGTGTVPVPGTGTVPGTGTVPGTGTVPVAGTGPGIGMAGGPASSTEGGSSFGRSFSGKTGSTNYAGSVNYQSGHKSSQRTTTTGNSGSPGGTVSPGSF, from the exons atgggAAGAATTTCGTCGGCGGTATGTCTATTGTTACTAGTAGCACTAAGTACGGTCTATGAAGTGCAAGGGACGTTTTTATTAAGGCACTTCCTGAGAAAAATTCCCAGAAGATCCAGGGGGCTTAGGCCGTTCGCTTGCAAGGGTATGCTGAAGTTTGTGAACCTGTTGGAGTTTAAGAGCCCATTGAAGCCTGAGTACAAGAACTTATTTGGAAATTTAAGGTCTTACGTAAACGCAATAAGTTCGGGGTCGAATGTTGACTTGAAAGGAAAAGCTGAGGGCGTCCAAAGTGCTCTGTCTGCACTGGGTGGTAGCAGCGGATCGTCG GTGGACACCAGCAAGGTTATGGATGTGTTAATGACAATGGGAAAGACTTTGACCTCGCAAACGAGTAGCAGTTCAACGGAAATGACAAGCGGACAAAGACAATTGTTGCTCACGTCTCTTGTGCAATGGGCACGAGTGATTGGTCAAGTTGTTGTCACTGCCGCATCGAAGAGTGGAAGCTCTATTGACATAAAATCCCTAGGAATTGATGACAATGTGGCCACCGGAGGTTCAACTTCTACCTCAACTACTGGAAGCTCTAACGCCAAAACTGGAAGTTCTACCAGAGGAAACTTCATGACCGGAAGCACTGGCACGGGCACTGTCCCTGTCCCTGGCACTGGCACTGTCCCTGGCACGGGCACTGTCCCTGGCACGGGCACTGTCCCTGTCGCTGGCACTGGCCCTGGAATTGGAATGGCTGGTGGGCCTGCTTCTTCAACGGAAGGAGGAAGCTCTTTTGGTAGATCATTTTCAGGTAAAACAGGATCAACTAATTATGCAGGTTCTGTCAACTATCAATCAGGCCACAAGTCTTCCCAACGAACTACTACCACAGGCAACTCGGGATCCCCAGGCGGCACGGTATCCCCAGGCAGCTTCTAG
- the LOC106394041 gene encoding cell wall protein AWA1-like isoform X2, translating to MAKFPLGICLMFMITTSTIYEVQGHFLLDHYMKKIPKISSEFEPFAFKGILSFIDHLEGLCPLKVEYKEFFTKLKDFMAFINSASGSSAEFHTQLKTKSEELFKAITKMGGTAGASAHTTKLIESLMSMGKTLAEYKRSGSQTLTSEQRTELVTSMSRWAQTIGQFVKSVTETNGGANIDLKSLGCGGATGISTSMETGSTASGSTNMETGSTGGSGSPSGDTGSPASGGSESGSPSNETPAEGGSGSPSGSPSDSSSGAGSTGSETSTEAETTAGSGSGAGAGETPGAAGPSGSPTGSPTESEESSKDESSKDESSKDESSKDESSKDESSKDKSSKDDKDESSKDESSKDESSKDESSKDESSKGESSAESGESSKEASGASSTETQSETGAESGSTDGGASAGGPSGEPPGDAGAGAPSGSTSDMSAGGASASGGASGTSTQTSAEGESSMNSGGSSYADTTGGSAAEGSASSPSGSASGSSETSSITGSENSSYQAGGSSAGGPSGSTTAGSAAGESTTEESSEGGSGASENQSVKGKKGTANYEGSSSYKKSQSQSSESAKSSFKHSSEKNAGSS from the exons ATGGCAAAATTTCCATTAGGAATATGTCTAATGTTTATGATAACAACAAGTACCATATATGAAGTGCAAGGACATTTCTTATTAGACCATTACATGAAGAAAATTCCTAAAATATCCAGCGAGTTCGAACCTTTCGCTTTCAAGGGTATACTTAGTTTTATAGACCACCTTGAGGGTTTATGTCCCCTGAAGGTGGAGTACAAGGAGTTCTTCACAAAGCTGAAGGATTTCATGGCCTTCATAAACTCAGCATCAGGGTCGTCCGCAGAGTTCCATACTCAGTTGAAAACAAAATCTGAGGAGCTCTTCAAGGCTATCACTAAAATGGGTGGCACAGCAGGAGCATCG GCGCATACAACCAAATTGATAGAAAGTTTAATGTCGATGGGAAAAACTTTGGCTGAGTACAAGAGGAGTGGTTCACAAACTCTGACAAGTGAACAAAGGACAGAGCTGGTCACATCTATGTCGAGATGGGCACAAACGATCGGTCAGTTTGTGAAAAGCGTAACTGAGACGAATGGTGGCGCTAATATTGATCTCAAATCCCTTGGCTGTGGAGGTGCAACCGGCATCTCTACCTCCATGGAAACTGGAAGCACGGCCAGTGGTTCTACAAACATGGAAACTGGAAGCACTGGTGGCAGTGGAAGTCCAAGTGGGGACACCGGTAGTCCTGCCTCTGGTGGTAGTGAAAGTGGTTCTCCCTCTAATGAAACTCCTGCTGAAGGTGGAAGCGGTAGCCCAAGTGGAAGCCCAAGTGACAGCTCATCAGGAGCAGGCTCCACGGGTAGTGAAACCTCCACTGAGGCTGAAACTACAGCTGGTTCCGGTAGTGGAGCGGGTGCTGGTGAAACTCCTGGCGCTGCTGGACCGAGTGGAAGCCCAACTGGTAGCCCAACTGAATCAGAAGAAAGCTCCAAGGATGAAAGCTCCAAGGATGAAAGCTCAAAAG ATGAAAGCTCCAAGGATGAAAGCTCCAAGGATGAAAGCTCAAAAGATAAAAGCTCCAAAGATGATAAGGATGAAAGCTCTAAGGATGAAAGCTCCAAGGATGAAAGCTCAAAAGATGAAAGCTCCAAGGATGAAAGCTCCAAAGGTGAAAGCTCAGCTGAATCAGGAGAAAGTTCCAAGGAAGCTAGTGGTGCAAGCTCTACTGAGACCCAAAGTGAAACTGGTGCCGAAAGTGGAAGCACTGACGGTGGAGCATCTGCCGGTGGTCCTAGTGGTGAACCCCCTGGCGATGCTGGTGCCGGTGCTCCAAGCGGAAGTACATCTGATATGTCGGCAGGAGGAGCAAGTGCTTCAGGCGGTGCGAGTGGAACTTCAACTCAAACCTCTGCCGAAGGAGAAAGCTCAATGAATAGTGGAGGCAGTTCCTACGCGGACACTACAGGTGGTAGCGCGGCGGAAGGTTCCGCCAGTAGCCCCTCTGGTTCAGCTTCGGGTAGTAGTGAGACCTCCTCCATCACCGGAAGTGAAAATTCATCTTACCAAGCTGGAGGATCCTCCGCCGGTGGCCCCAGTGGAAGTACAACTGCTGGCTCGGCCGCAGGAGAGAGCACAACGGAAGAAAGTTCGGAGGGTGGTAGTGGAGCCTCCGAAAATCAATCTGTCAAAGGAAAAAAGGGGACAGCGAACTACGAAGGTTCTTCTAGCTACAAAAAGTCACAATCACAATCCTCAGAGTCGGCCAAGAGCAGCTTCAAACATTCCTCGGAGAAAAACGCCGGCTCGTCTTAA
- the LOC106394041 gene encoding uncharacterized transmembrane protein DDB_G0289901-like isoform X1 — MAKFPLGICLMFMITTSTIYEVQGHFLLDHYMKKIPKISSEFEPFAFKGILSFIDHLEGLCPLKVEYKEFFTKLKDFMAFINSASGSSAEFHTQLKTKSEELFKAITKMGGTAGASAHTTKLIESLMSMGKTLAEYKRSGSQTLTSEQRTELVTSMSRWAQTIGQFVKSVTETNGGANIDLKSLGCGGATGISTSMETGSTASGSTNMETGSTGGSGSPSGDTGSPASGGSESGSPSNETPAEGGSGSPSGSPSDSSSGAGSTGSETSTEAETTAGSGSGAGAGETPGAAGPSGSPTGSPTESEESSKDESSKDESSKDESSKDESSKDESSKDKSSKGEKDESSKDESSKDESSKDESSKDESSKDESSKDKSSKDDKDESSKDESSKDESSKDESSKDESSKGESSAESGESSKEASGASSTETQSETGAESGSTDGGASAGGPSGEPPGDAGAGAPSGSTSDMSAGGASASGGASGTSTQTSAEGESSMNSGGSSYADTTGGSAAEGSASSPSGSASGSSETSSITGSENSSYQAGGSSAGGPSGSTTAGSAAGESTTEESSEGGSGASENQSVKGKKGTANYEGSSSYKKSQSQSSESAKSSFKHSSEKNAGSS, encoded by the exons ATGGCAAAATTTCCATTAGGAATATGTCTAATGTTTATGATAACAACAAGTACCATATATGAAGTGCAAGGACATTTCTTATTAGACCATTACATGAAGAAAATTCCTAAAATATCCAGCGAGTTCGAACCTTTCGCTTTCAAGGGTATACTTAGTTTTATAGACCACCTTGAGGGTTTATGTCCCCTGAAGGTGGAGTACAAGGAGTTCTTCACAAAGCTGAAGGATTTCATGGCCTTCATAAACTCAGCATCAGGGTCGTCCGCAGAGTTCCATACTCAGTTGAAAACAAAATCTGAGGAGCTCTTCAAGGCTATCACTAAAATGGGTGGCACAGCAGGAGCATCG GCGCATACAACCAAATTGATAGAAAGTTTAATGTCGATGGGAAAAACTTTGGCTGAGTACAAGAGGAGTGGTTCACAAACTCTGACAAGTGAACAAAGGACAGAGCTGGTCACATCTATGTCGAGATGGGCACAAACGATCGGTCAGTTTGTGAAAAGCGTAACTGAGACGAATGGTGGCGCTAATATTGATCTCAAATCCCTTGGCTGTGGAGGTGCAACCGGCATCTCTACCTCCATGGAAACTGGAAGCACGGCCAGTGGTTCTACAAACATGGAAACTGGAAGCACTGGTGGCAGTGGAAGTCCAAGTGGGGACACCGGTAGTCCTGCCTCTGGTGGTAGTGAAAGTGGTTCTCCCTCTAATGAAACTCCTGCTGAAGGTGGAAGCGGTAGCCCAAGTGGAAGCCCAAGTGACAGCTCATCAGGAGCAGGCTCCACGGGTAGTGAAACCTCCACTGAGGCTGAAACTACAGCTGGTTCCGGTAGTGGAGCGGGTGCTGGTGAAACTCCTGGCGCTGCTGGACCGAGTGGAAGCCCAACTGGTAGCCCAACTGAATCAGAAGAAAGCTCCAAGGATGAAAGCTCCAAGGATGAAAGCTCAAAAGATGAAAGCTCCAAGGATGAAAGCTCCAAGGATGAAAGCTCAAAAGATAAAAGCTCTAAAGGTGAAAAGGATGAAAGCTCTAAGGATGAAAGCTCCAAGGATGAAAGCTCAAAAGATGAAAGCTCCAAGGATGAAAGCTCCAAGGATGAAAGCTCAAAAGATAAAAGCTCCAAAGATGATAAGGATGAAAGCTCTAAGGATGAAAGCTCCAAGGATGAAAGCTCAAAAGATGAAAGCTCCAAGGATGAAAGCTCCAAAGGTGAAAGCTCAGCTGAATCAGGAGAAAGTTCCAAGGAAGCTAGTGGTGCAAGCTCTACTGAGACCCAAAGTGAAACTGGTGCCGAAAGTGGAAGCACTGACGGTGGAGCATCTGCCGGTGGTCCTAGTGGTGAACCCCCTGGCGATGCTGGTGCCGGTGCTCCAAGCGGAAGTACATCTGATATGTCGGCAGGAGGAGCAAGTGCTTCAGGCGGTGCGAGTGGAACTTCAACTCAAACCTCTGCCGAAGGAGAAAGCTCAATGAATAGTGGAGGCAGTTCCTACGCGGACACTACAGGTGGTAGCGCGGCGGAAGGTTCCGCCAGTAGCCCCTCTGGTTCAGCTTCGGGTAGTAGTGAGACCTCCTCCATCACCGGAAGTGAAAATTCATCTTACCAAGCTGGAGGATCCTCCGCCGGTGGCCCCAGTGGAAGTACAACTGCTGGCTCGGCCGCAGGAGAGAGCACAACGGAAGAAAGTTCGGAGGGTGGTAGTGGAGCCTCCGAAAATCAATCTGTCAAAGGAAAAAAGGGGACAGCGAACTACGAAGGTTCTTCTAGCTACAAAAAGTCACAATCACAATCCTCAGAGTCGGCCAAGAGCAGCTTCAAACATTCCTCGGAGAAAAACGCCGGCTCGTCTTAA
- the LOC106394910 gene encoding cell wall protein PRY3-like: MARISLALCLMLVVTSSVIYEARGHFLLKDYLTTKFPSKSSEFTPYVNTGLTEFLTDLERFCPPTPEFKSFFTEFKSFFSSIETSSSTSQNIDMEKKGDGLFKAVSAITGGAGQKSAEAGSFKSTMISMAKTLVEQKKSTTAITSTEKKTLVTSMVQWTKTIATTVKTACEKKGKKIDINSFGLNVDVNSVMTVSESRQSSSSSSKSSSESSSKSSSYAARAETAASAKAKETTGARAEKGEKKGEKKAEKKGEKKAEKKAEKNEQKAATSSAKTKEATSTKAGPSASTKTGTTFRDTTGGYAGSPRGSPTAAKDKTAGSPRGSPTAAKEKTSVKGTGKAAASVNQQSNAGSAAASTNQQQSNAASSRGSAASTNQESASSKSSSTTSVTEIEKETSQETTSFISGLEKRFAQKAELKPFFEKLKASMTASSRVSSTKSEQEYTNTAKSTTGKLSDAMSFVGSRFSKSAEMKSNIQTTQQQLIKNLQQFQNLNSQIVGEQKVSSTKETEIKKTMSKIEQVTTQFVETAASSSSSSSKQETAASQQSQKKTMASSKKETAASSQQQTQQQTQQQTQQENGMGRLKTN; encoded by the exons ATGGCAAGGATTTCACTAGCGTTATGTCTGATGTTAGTAGTAACATCAAGTGTGATTTATGAAGCGCGAGGGCATTTCTTGTTGAAGGATTACTTGACGACTAAATTTCCAAGCAAGAGCAGCGAATTTACGCCATACGTTAACACGGGTTTGACAGAGTTCTTGACCGACCTTGAACGTTTTTGTCCACCGACTCCAGAGTTCAAAAGTTTCTTCACAGAGTTCAAGTCTTTCTTTAGCTCCATCGAAACGTCATCGTCCACATCACAAAACATCGACATGGAGAAAAAAGGTGACGGGCTTTTCAAAGCTGTGTCTGCAATAACTGGTGGTGCAGGCCAAAAATCT GCGGAAGCAGGGAGTTTCAAATCTACCATGATCTCCATGGCAAAGACTTTGGTTGAgcagaaaaagagtacaacggcGATAACGTCTACTGAAAAGAAAACTCTAGTCACATCGATGGTGCAGTGGACTAAAACGATTGCTACAACCGTGAAGACGGCTTGTGAGAAGAAGGGAAAGAAAATCGATATAAACTCTTTTGGACTTAATGTTGATGTTAACTCTGTCATGACTGTTAGTGAAAGCCGCCAGAGTAGCTCTTCATCCTCCAAATCCAGCTCTGAATCCTCATCAAAATCTTCAAGTTATGCCGCTAGAGCAGAGACTGCCGCTTCAGCAAAGGCTAAAGAAACCACCGGTGCTAGAGCAGAGAAGGGTGAGAAGAAGGGTGAAAAGAAGGCTGAGAAGAAGGGTGAAAAGAAGGCTGAGAAGAAGGCTGAGAAGAATGAGCAGAAGGCTGCTACTTCATCAGCCAAAACCAAAGAAGCCACCTCGACCAAAGCTGGTCCAAGTGCTTCGACCAAAACTGGAACCACTTTCAGAGACACGACAGGTGGATATGCGGGAAGCCCGAGAGGAAGTCCCACTGCTGCTAAGGATAAAACCGCAGGAAGCCCCAGAGGAAGCCCCACTGCTGCTAAGGAGAAAACCTCTGTAAAAGGAACCGGAAAGGCTGCTGCTTCCGTGAACCAACAATCCAACGCTGGAAGTGCTGCTGCTTCCACGAACCAACAACAATCCAACGCTGCAAGCAGCAGAGGAAGTGCTGCATCCACGAACCAAGAATCGGCGAGCTCAAAGTCATCATCGACCACATCAGTGACAGAAATCGAGAAAGAGACTTCACAAGAAACAACGTCATTCATATCAGGACTTGAGAAAAGGTTTGCACAAAAGGCAGAACTCAAACCCTTCTTCGAGAAGCTCAAGGCTTCCATGACTGCCTCCTCAAGGGTTTCTTCCACCAAATCCGAACAAGAATATACTAATACAGCCAAATCAACCACTGGTAAACTATCTGATGCCATGTCTTTCGTGGGTTCAAGATTTAGCAAATCAGCAGAG ATGAAGAGCAACATCCAGACTACCCAACAACAATTGATCAAGAATCTTCAACAATTTCAAAATCTCAACAGCCAAATCGTGGGCGAACAGAAAGTATCATCGACAAAAGAGACAGAGATTAAGAAGACCATGTCAAAGATTGAACAAGTCACAACCCAGTTTGTTGAGACTGCTGCTTCTTCAAGCTCATCTTCATCTAAGCAAGAGACCGCTGCTTCTCAGCAGTCTCAGAAGAAGACCATGGCCTCATCTAAGAAAGAGACCGCTGCTTCTTCTCAGCAACAGACCCAGCAACAGACCCAGCAGCAGACCCAGCAGGAGAACGGTATGGGTAGGCTCAAGACCAATTAA